GCCTCGGGTGTCGCGATCGGGACTGCGTTTCGCTTCAGCCACGCCGACACCGCCCGCGGAGCCGGGCCGGTGGCGGCCGGACGCAGCACGAGATCCATCGTGGCGTCCTCCTTGATGCCTCCCGGCGTCCACTTCGAGCGCAATTCTCCTGACTGGGCAAGGAGGCTGTAGGTCCCCTCCGGAAGCGTGATCTCGAACCTGCCGTCCTGGGTGGCGGCGACCTGGAAGATGTCCCCCTTCTGGTCGCTGTACCGCCACGCGAGGACATCACCTCCGCGGATTGGATTCCCCGCGGGGTCCCGCAGCCGCCCCGACAGGGTGATCCCTCCCGTTCCGAGCGACAGCTCGACGTCCCCGGTCACCTGCTCCGCCTTGATGTCGATGCCGCCGAGATAGGCCGCGGCACGCCCCGGGGAGGTCACGGTGAGACCGTACGTCCCGGCGGGCAGATTCTCGATCCGGAAGCGGCCGCCGTCCCCGGACCGCGCATGGCCCGCGGTCCGTTCGGCCCCGTACAGGATCGCGGCAACCAGCGCCTCGCTCACGACGCCGCCGTCGGCCCCACGGACAAGACCCTGCACGGCTCCGGGCACGGCCGGGGCGTCCCGCACGCCGGTCACGGGCACGGTCGGGTCGTCCCCCGCCCCGACGGTCGTGCCAAAAGACAGCAGAAGAGATGCGGCCACTGCCCACGATTTCATTCGCTCATCCTGCCTGGGCCCTGAATCACCACGATCGGACGACGAGGCGGTTGAACGCCCCCTCGACGTCGACGCGGTAACCGGGGCTCCCGGACGGCGGCCGCCTGTTCCGGCGCCGTCCGTTCGTCAGGTTCAGGAACCCGTCGCTCGACACCCGCACCGGCGTCGTGGCGGGCACCTCGATGACGAAATGGTTGAAGGCCCCCTTGAAATCCAGGTTGACATCCTCGGTCGGCTCGCCGAGGCGCAGCGTCATGTCGTTGAACGCCCCATCGACGCGGGACCTCTTCACGGGGCCGGCGGCCGCGTCGATCCGTGTCGTGGTGAACGCCAGGTCGAAATCGATGCTGACCGGCGCGGCCGCCGTGACCCCCAGCTCGCAGCGCGCGCCATGCCCCGGGAAGGCCAGGTTCACCCCGTCGTGCCACTGGTTGGTGAGTCGCACCCGGCCGGCCTCGCGGTCCTCTTCCACCCGCACCGACTGGCGGCCCGATTCGGTCGCCCGCCCCTCGGCGAGCACGCCGCGCGCCAGGCGACGCGACGTGACGTCCACCTTCGCCATGGCGAGCTCCCCCTCGAGGGTGAGGTCCGAAACGCCGGACGGCCCTTCGGCTCGGACCGGCACCCAGTCGCTCGCGTCGTCGTCGCGCCCCGGCTCGCGCATCGCCACGTACATGAGCGTTCCCAGGACCAGCACCGGTCCGAGGAGGACGAGCCCGGGCGCGGGGCTGTGCTGGAACAGGAGCCTGATGCCGATGGCGACCAGGAGGACCGGCCAGTACGCCAGCACGCTTCCCCAGAACGACACCGGCAGGATGCCCTGGGTCGTGAGGAGCAGGAACGTCCCGAATCCGAGGAGGTAGAACCCCCGGGAGACACGCGTCCAACGGACGCCGCGATCGCGCCCGGTGTCTTCCGCTGCGCCGTCCCTGTCGCTCACGATGACTTCCCGCCCCGCCCGCGGGCCGCCTCGAAGATGAGGGACGCGCCGACGGCGATCAGAATGATCGGCCAGAGATTCGAGAACCGGGCCCAGTACGGCCAGTGCCACCAGGACATACGGTCCAGGAGGAAAATCGTTCCAAGAACGATGAGCACCCCGCCGGCGATGGCGCTTCCCCGACGCTTCTCATCGGGGATCCGCTGGAACCCGTCCGCCACCTTCTCGCCGGCCTGCCGGACCGACTCGACGATCCGCCCGGCCGGGTCCGTGACCGGCGGCGCGCCCGGAGCTCCGGACGCCGTGGACGACGCGGAGCCGTCGCCCCGCTCGGCGCGCGGCATGATCACCCAGCCGACGACATAGGCCACGAGCCCGAATCCGTTCAGGACCACCAGCAGGATGAACGCCAGCCGAATCAGCACGGGATCGACGCTGAAATAGCTCGCGAACCCGGCGCACACACCCCCCAGGACGGCGTTCTTCGTGTCACGCGTCAGGCGTCGAGTCATGCCTCACCTCCCCAAAGCACCCGGCCGCCGGCCTGGGCGGCGAGGCGGCAGCCTCACATCGTCCGGCCCGGTTCCCGCTCGCTCAAGCAAATGCGCACGAAGTTGTCGAGCAGGCGCCGCGCCGGCCTGGGATCGAACCCCTCGAGCCTGCCGAGCAGCGCCTCGACATAGCCGGCCCCCGCGCGGCCGCGGTCCCGCGCGCCTGCCTCGAGCGCGTCGCGCCGCAGCAGGATGAGCTCGCGCAGGATCGCGGTCGTCGCCTCCGGATGGAACTGCACGCCCCAGACGCTCTCGCCGATGCGGAACGCCTGGATGGGGGCGCTGTCGTTCCCCGCGAGAAGGACCGCCCCCTGGGGCAGCGACTCGACCCGGTCCTCGTGGGTCGCCAGGACCGGAAGCGGCCACGGCAGCCCCTCGAAGAGCCGATCGAGCCGGCCCTCCCCCGTCAGGTCCACCTCGGCGGCGCCGATCTCCCATCCCGACGGGCTCCGCACGACCCGCCCGCCGCGCGCCGAGGCCAATGCCTGGCACCCGAAGCAGACGGCGAGGACCGGCACCCCCGCGTGCTCGGCCCGCCGCAGGAACGTCGCGAGCCCTTCCATCCACGGCTCGGGGCTCACGACCGATTTCACCGACCCGGTGACGATGACCCCGACGTGGGCCGACGTGTCCGGTATGGCGGCGCGCGTGGCGTCGCAGAGATCGAACGCCAGGTCGTGCTCCGCCAGGGCGTCGCGAAACCAGCGGTCGTAATCGCCGTGGCGCCTCTGCACGTCGATGGCCGTCGAGCCGGTCCGGACGATCAGGAGGCGCGGCAGCGACTGCAGGAAGGGGGGAGGGCTGCCGCGCGCCGCCATTGGTCGCGGGCCGGTCGTTCCGGCCGGCGGCGAGCTCCGCGCCCGGCTCCGGCGGGAACCGCCGGCCCCGACAGCGCGCACGCTCCCGGCGCCGCCCCTCCTCATGGACCGTACTCTACCAGATTCGGACCTCACTCCGGGGGCACCGGACGCCCCCGTGTCTGCTACCATCCCTCGTCGTGCGCCCCGCGCTCTCAAGGGGACCGCTTCGTTCGAAGGATGTCCGCTTCCAGGTCGACCGCTTCAAGGAGGTCCGCGATGCGCCATCACGTCCGCTCGAACCGCTCCGGCCTTTTGGGATTCAGCCTGACGCTCCCGCTCGTGGCGCTGTTCGTGACCGCCTGCGCCGACAAGACGCCGGCGAAGATCACCTTCAACGCCCCGCCGCCCGTGATCGTGAGCGGCAATACGGTCGAGCTCAGGGCCGCGGTTGTGAACAAGAAAGACCAGCCGATCGCCGGGAAGGGCGTGACCTACTCGGCATCCCCCGCCGACGTGCTGGAGGTCTCGCCGACCGGCACGCTCCGCTGCCTGAAAACCGGCGACGCCGCGCTGACCCTCGCCCCCGAGGGTCAGGCCGGGACCGCGGCCGTCGGCGGCGCGGCCGGCGGAGGGGGTGTCGCCCAGACGCTGGCCATCAAGTGCCGCCTGCCGACCGAGATCGCCTTGCCGCAGGACCTCCGGCTCGTGCTCGGCAGCAAGCCGGAGCGGCTCCAGGCGCGCGTCCTCGGCAATGGCGTCGAGATGCAGGACGTGCCGCTCGACATCACCTCGTCCGATCCGTCCGTCGTCGTCATCGAGGGGGGCGTCGCGAAGCCGGTGGCGGTCGGACGCGCCAGCCTGCGCGCGGCGGCCGATCAGGTTTTCGGTGTCGCCCCGGTGGAGGTCGTCGAGCGCATCGTCTCCGAGCCGCTGGCGCTGGCCGACGGCGCGCGCCGCGCCTTCAAGCTCGAGCCGGGCGAGTACGAGGTGACGGTCGACATGAAATCGGCCGCCCGCATCACCCAGGGCGTGACGGTCGCCTGGGAGGGGACCGCCTGCGATCCGCAGCCCGAGAAGCCGTTGCACCACTTCCGCTGCCGGGTCAACGAGTCGGCCACGATGACCGTCGCCAACCCGGCGCAGATGGGGCTCGGCGCCCGGATGACCGGCACGGTGGCCATCTACCGCGTCCCGCCGGCTTGACCAGGCCGCTCAAGCTCACGCTCCTGCTCGCCTCCCTGCCGCTGCCGTTCCTGATCCCGGGCGTGCCGGGACTGTTCGGCGGCCAGGGGGCCTACCGCGCGGCGATGACCTGGGGCCTTCCGGTGGCGGCGGCCCTGCTCGCCTCGTTCGTGTTCTTGCGGTCCCCCGGTGTCTCCGGGCCCCGCGGCGCGCCGGGCGGCCGGCGCCGGGGCGCGTGGGCCGTGCTCCGCCTCGCTCCGTGGTTCCTCCTGGCCCTGCTGGCCGACCTCTCCTTTCTCGGCGTCGGACACCTGCTCGGCTGGCTCACCTTCACGTTCGGCGACCAGGGGTTCAGCGGCCATCCCGCCCGGACGCTCCTCTGGAGCCTGCCGCTCTGCCTTCTCGTCGCGACGCTCGGCTGGGAGTGGACGCTGCGGGGAACGCTCCTCAGCGCCTGGGCGGAAGCGGTCCCGCGGCCGGTGGCCCTGCTCTTGTCCTGCGCGTCGGGAGTCCTGCTCGCCGCGCCGCTCATCGTGCCCGGCCTCGAGGTCCCCGATCCGCACTACGTCCTCGCCGCCTTTCTGACGACCGCCAGCCGGGAGGTCTCCTTCGCGCTGATCTTCATGTCGGGCGCCGGAATCGCCGCGGCCGGGATCTATCGCGGCCTGCTCCTGTACTTCGAGGCCTTCGTCCTCAACGACTGGTACAGCGTCCACTTCCCGGCGGCCAATTTCACCTCCAGCGAGCCGGCGTTCTACCTGCTCCGCAGCATGAGCGCGGTCCTGGCCGCGGGGGTCGTCTCCGTCGGCGCCCATCTGACGCAGCGGCGTGGTCGCCGCGCGTGAGCCGCGCCCGCCCGGGGGACTCCGGCATGATGAGCGCCCGCCGTGTGGCCTCCTCATGACGCGCCCGGGCGCCGCGGACGGCTGGGTGACGCCCGCCGTGTTCGGCCTCGTCGTCATGGTGACCTGGACGCTGGTCATCAAGTACCTGGCGCCGGCCCTTTACTTCGTCTCCGAGCGCGCCGCCGGCCGGCCGCTCGAGCGGGTGCCGGTCATGTGGGACTTCTGGTGGGTGGCGCACCTGGCTCTCGCCTGGCTCCTGTGGCGCCGCCACCCTCTCGCCCGGAACGCAGGCCTGGGGGTGGCGGCCATCGAGGTCGTCATCGTCGCCGCCAAGCTGGCGCTCTTCTTCAGGCATCCCGACCTTTCCTTCTGGCGGCTGCTGTGGTTCACTAACAAGCTGTACGTCCTGGTGTACTTCCTGTTTCTGCTGGCCTGCCTTTCGAGGAGAAGACGTTGGCCGGATCGGGATTCAGCCGTCGCCGGTTTCTGAAGCAGACCACGGCCGCCGGCGGGGCGCTGGTCGCCGGCGCGATCGCGGCCGCGCCCTCGAGCGTCCCGGCTCCGGCCGGAACGCCGGCCCCCGCCGCTGGAACATCGACGTCGCCCGCCCCGCCCGCCGCCCCGACACCCGACGACGCGATGGGATATCGCACGCTGGGCCGCACCGGCCTGAAGGTCTCCGAGATCGGCTTCGGCGGCTACCCGATCGACGACCCGGCGGTCATCGGCCACGCCATCGACCGCGGCATCAACTACTTCGACACGGCGCACTGCTACCGCGGCGGCCGGAGCGAGACGACGGTCGGCGCGGGGCTCAAGGGGCGCCGCGACCGCGTCATCCTGACGACCAAGTGGTGCCCGCACCATATCGGCCAGCCGGCGAAGAAGCAGGTCTTCCTGGACATGCTCGACCAGAGCCTGAAGCGGCTGCAGACCGACCACGTCGACATCGTCCTCAACCACGAAGTCGGGAAGAACTCGGACGGCATCGGCCTCGAGCGCCTGAAGAACCCGGAGATGCTCGAGGCCTGGGAGACCGCCCGCAAGGCCGGCAAGGCGCGCTTCCTCGGGGCCAGTGGCCACGACCCGGACCTGATGGGGGTGATGCACTACGCCGTCGACTCGGGGCTCTTCGACGTCCTCCTGTGCCGTTATTCCTTCCTGGACTACCCCGAGCAGGACCGGCTGATCGACAAGGCGCACGCGAAGGGGGTCGGCTTCATCGCCATGAAGACGCTGGCGGGCGCCAAGGGGGCGGACCTCGACCGGTTCAAGGACCGCTACACGACGTTCAAGCAGGCGGCGCTCAAGTGGGTGCTGTCGAACGCCAGGGTCTCGAACCTGATCATCTCGATCAACAGCGCGCGCCAGATCGACGAGTACGTGCCCGCCTCGCGCCAGCCGCTGCGGCGGGCCGATCGCGACATCCTGCAGGAGTACGAAGCCGCCTTCTCCACCGAGGTCTGCCGGTACGACGGCGCCTGCCTGCCGGAGTGTCCCGAAAGAGTCCGCATCGCCGACATCCTGCGCTTCTCCATGTACTACCACGAATACAAGCAGGAGAACCGCGGACTCGAGTCGTACGCCCGCCTCGTGGAGTCCGAGCGCGCCGCCCACTGCCTCCACTGCAGCGGCTTCTGCGAGCAGGCCTGCGACTACGACCTGCCGATCCGGACGCTCCTGCTGCGGGCGCACGACAGGCTGGCCCCCCGCGGCTGATCCCGATGCCCCGGGCCCGCACCGAGTTTCGTCCGCTGACTCCCGCGCGCTGGAACGATCTCGAAAGGCTGTTCGGCGAGCGGGGCGCCTGCGGCGGCTGCTGGTGCATGTACTGGCGGCTGACGCGCTCGGAATTCCAGAAGAAGAAGGGGGCGGGAAACCGGAGGGCCTTCAAACGGCTGGCCGGCTCCGGCGTGCCGCCCGGCATCCTCGCCTACCGCGACGGGCGTCCGGTCGGCTGGTGCGCCGTCGGGCCGCGCGAGTCGTACCCGGTCCTGGAACGGTCGCGGACCCTGGCGCGCGTCGACGACCGGCCGGTCTGGTCGGTGACCTGCCTGTTCGTCCTCAGGCCGGAGAGGCGGCGGGGACTCTCGGTCGAGCTGCTGCGCGCCGCCGCGTCGCACGCCAGGCGCCTCGGGGCAAGCATCCTCGAGGGCTACCCGGTCGAGGCGCGCAGCGGGCGCCTGCCGGACGCCTTCGCCTGGACCGGACTTCCGGCCGCGTTTCGTCGGGCCGGGTTCACCGAGGTGGCGCGCCGCTCTCCGACG
This sequence is a window from Candidatus Polarisedimenticolia bacterium. Protein-coding genes within it:
- a CDS encoding DUF5668 domain-containing protein, which codes for MSDRDGAAEDTGRDRGVRWTRVSRGFYLLGFGTFLLLTTQGILPVSFWGSVLAYWPVLLVAIGIRLLFQHSPAPGLVLLGPVLVLGTLMYVAMREPGRDDDASDWVPVRAEGPSGVSDLTLEGELAMAKVDVTSRRLARGVLAEGRATESGRQSVRVEEDREAGRVRLTNQWHDGVNLAFPGHGARCELGVTAAAPVSIDFDLAFTTTRIDAAAGPVKRSRVDGAFNDMTLRLGEPTEDVNLDFKGAFNHFVIEVPATTPVRVSSDGFLNLTNGRRRNRRPPSGSPGYRVDVEGAFNRLVVRSW
- a CDS encoding PspC domain-containing protein: MTRRLTRDTKNAVLGGVCAGFASYFSVDPVLIRLAFILLVVLNGFGLVAYVVGWVIMPRAERGDGSASSTASGAPGAPPVTDPAGRIVESVRQAGEKVADGFQRIPDEKRRGSAIAGGVLIVLGTIFLLDRMSWWHWPYWARFSNLWPIILIAVGASLIFEAARGRGGKSS
- a CDS encoding gamma-glutamyl-gamma-aminobutyrate hydrolase family protein (Members of this family of hydrolases with an active site Cys residue belong to MEROPS family C26.); the encoded protein is MAARGSPPPFLQSLPRLLIVRTGSTAIDVQRRHGDYDRWFRDALAEHDLAFDLCDATRAAIPDTSAHVGVIVTGSVKSVVSPEPWMEGLATFLRRAEHAGVPVLAVCFGCQALASARGGRVVRSPSGWEIGAAEVDLTGEGRLDRLFEGLPWPLPVLATHEDRVESLPQGAVLLAGNDSAPIQAFRIGESVWGVQFHPEATTAILRELILLRRDALEAGARDRGRAGAGYVEALLGRLEGFDPRPARRLLDNFVRICLSEREPGRTM
- a CDS encoding aldo/keto reductase, coding for MAGSGFSRRRFLKQTTAAGGALVAGAIAAAPSSVPAPAGTPAPAAGTSTSPAPPAAPTPDDAMGYRTLGRTGLKVSEIGFGGYPIDDPAVIGHAIDRGINYFDTAHCYRGGRSETTVGAGLKGRRDRVILTTKWCPHHIGQPAKKQVFLDMLDQSLKRLQTDHVDIVLNHEVGKNSDGIGLERLKNPEMLEAWETARKAGKARFLGASGHDPDLMGVMHYAVDSGLFDVLLCRYSFLDYPEQDRLIDKAHAKGVGFIAMKTLAGAKGADLDRFKDRYTTFKQAALKWVLSNARVSNLIISINSARQIDEYVPASRQPLRRADRDILQEYEAAFSTEVCRYDGACLPECPERVRIADILRFSMYYHEYKQENRGLESYARLVESERAAHCLHCSGFCEQACDYDLPIRTLLLRAHDRLAPRG
- a CDS encoding GNAT family N-acetyltransferase — its product is MPRARTEFRPLTPARWNDLERLFGERGACGGCWCMYWRLTRSEFQKKKGAGNRRAFKRLAGSGVPPGILAYRDGRPVGWCAVGPRESYPVLERSRTLARVDDRPVWSVTCLFVLRPERRRGLSVELLRAAASHARRLGASILEGYPVEARSGRLPDAFAWTGLPAAFRRAGFTEVARRSPTRPFMRRSLG